From one Lolium rigidum isolate FL_2022 chromosome 4, APGP_CSIRO_Lrig_0.1, whole genome shotgun sequence genomic stretch:
- the LOC124647010 gene encoding probable L-type lectin-domain containing receptor kinase S.7, which yields MVLVVSSFILITSQLRAPANMSMVVPTSSKLLLFHLYASCCLLLSYHAVAGAAASPFSFSFDFSNGPSYSSDDLLFQGDAGLHDGLVDLTCNSLAHSIGGCKGRMSYNHPVPFYDNTTGVVASFSTRFHFAIRIVNTNGGAGDGMAFFLSSYPSVLPGSGGETLALHDGDGMNAVGTNRIIAVEFDTFQNLFDPTSSSHIGIDINTVTASVNTTSLNGSMNDSMTAFITFDSTTRMLVASLQFDDNPSRGPYEVSAQLTDPVTDLLPSEVAVGFSAATGAEVELHQILSWSFNSTLHARKDNQKLVIGVAVVCAVVLVVSFLVWFILSWLRWRRIRDSFSAGTNGLKRFRYSDLAGATGRFCKQNVLGEGAFGAVYKGSYTDENGKQEVAVKKIKKTTCEAGDFISELKTISATRHMNLIELKGWCCSRNIYSLTDFLCWCRQPRVKLYLVYELVHNGNLDDHLHRMENILPWEKRYQIVKGIGSGLRYLHHQCKDHILHRDIKPSNILLDYHFNAKLADFGLSRATSENNTTLMTIAIGTEGYMDPQCRKHGKVQFSRKSDVYSFGIVLLEIACTDKSREQVWEIYRGSATELEVVKAAADGSLDGVFDVTQMARVILLGLKCSHPDGKRRPYMEDAMKFLEDGIELPDTTEIEGQQGERFLGTISSDEYALLSPQLRS from the exons ATGGTGCTGGTTGTTAGCTCATTCATACTTATCACTTCCCAGCTCCGAGCTCCAGCAAATATGTCGATGGTCGTGCCCACAAGTTCcaagctcctcctcttccacctttACGCCAGCTGCTGCTTGCTCCTCTCCTACCATGCTGTAGCAGGAGCCGCTGCCTCGCCCTTCTCCTTCAGCTTCGACTTCTCCAACGGACCAAGCTACAGCTCAGATGACCTCCTGTTCCAGGGCGACGCTGGCCTCCACGATGGGCTGGTTGACCTTACCTGTAACTCCTTGGCGCACTCCATCGGCGGTTGCAAGGGACGGATGTCGTACAATCACCCGGTGCCGTTCTACGACAACACCACCGGCGTGGTGGCGAGCTTTTCCACGCGGTTCCACTTCGCCATCAGGATCGTCAATACCAACGGTGGCGCCGGCGACGGCATGGCTTTCTTCCTCTCCAGTTACCCGTCCGTGTTGCCGGGATCTGGTGGGGAAACCCTCGCCCTCCATGATGGCGACGGTATGAACGCCGTGGGCACCAACCGGATAATCGCCGTCGAGTTCGACACATTCCAAAACTTATTTGACCCCACTAGCTCCAGTCACATTGGCATCGACATCAACACTGTCACGGCCTCCGTCAACACAACAAGCCTGAACGGCTCCATGAACGACTCCATGACGGCGTTCATCACTTTCGACAGCACCACTCGCATGCTGGTGGCCTCTCTGCAATTTGATGACAATCCTTCTCGTGGCCCCTATGAGGTCAGTGCACAGTTAACCGATCCCGTCACGGACTTGCTCCCGTCAGAGGTAGCGGTGGGGTTTTCTGCAGCCACCGGTGCAGAAGTCGAGCTCCATCAGATTTTGTCCTGGTCCTTCAATTCAACGCTACATGCTCGCAAAG ACAATCAGAAACTGGTTATTGGAGTTGCTGTTGtgtgtgcggtagtcctggttgtatCCTTCCTGGTTTGGTTTATTCTGTCCTGGTTGAGGTGGAGGCGCATTCGTGATTCCTTCTCAGCGGGAACAAATGGCCTTAAGCGATTCAGGTACAGTGATTTGGCTGGCGCGACAGGAAGATTCTGCAAGCAGAACGTACTTGGAGAGGGTGCCTTTGGTGCAGTATATAAGGGAAGCTACACAGATGAGAACGGAAAACAAGAAGTGGCGGTTAAGAAAATAAAGAAGACTACATGCGAAGCCGGGGATTTCATCTCCGAACTCAAGACAATTAGTGCAACGAGGCACATGAATCTAATCGAGCTGAAAGGGTGGTGCTGCAGCCGGAACATATACAGCTTGACAGATTTTCTGTGTTGGTGCAGGCAGCcaagggttaaactctatcttgtcTATGAGTTGGTGCATAATGGTAATCTGGATGACCACCTACACCGCATGGAGAATATTCTACCGTGGGAAAAGAG GTATCAAATAGTGAAGGGCATAGGGTCTGGACTTCGTTATCTTCACCACCAATGCAAGGATCACATCTTACACAGAGATATCAAGCCAAGCAACATACTACTAGATTATCATTTCAACGCCAAGCTCGCTGACTTTGGGCTATCTAGGGCCACCAGTGAAAACAATACAACATTGATGACAATTGCTATAGGAACAGAGGGGTACATGGACCCACAATGCAGGAAGCATGGGAAAGTTCAGTTTAGCCGTAAGTCCGATGTCTACAGCTTCGGAATCGTTCTGCTAGAGATCGCATGCACAGATAAGTCCAGGGAGCAAGTCTGGGAGATCTATAGGGGGAGCGCCACAGAACTTGAGGTCGTGAAGGCTGCCGCTGACGGGAGTTTAGATGGTGTCTTCGACGTGACGCAGATGGCTCGTGTGATACTCCTGGGCCTCAAGTGCTCTCACCCAGATGGGAAACGACGTCCTTACATGGAGGATGCAATGAAATTCCTGGAGGACGGCATAGAGCTGCCTGATACAACCGAAATAGAGGGCCAGCAAGGTGAAAGATTCCTGGGCACCATTAGCTCTGACGAGTATGCACTTTTATCACCTCAGCTGCGCAGCTGA